From Acipenser ruthenus chromosome 2, fAciRut3.2 maternal haplotype, whole genome shotgun sequence, a single genomic window includes:
- the zbtb49 gene encoding zinc finger and BTB domain-containing protein 49 yields the protein MDTLSSHSCYLLQQLHEQRIQGLLCDCMLVVKGVCFKAHKNVLAAFSQYFRTLFQNSSGQKNDVVHLDIKNVGGIGQILDFMYTSQLDLNQDNVQAMLDIAQCLQIPNVLNICNSFLKPFTSTVEPSGGTSGSTSFPLQGVLATDIVGSTLTSEIGMHCSSEAQKQVCATIDINLSRRSQTKCLPQNQPAVLQNQAFETLSSTPVAPDKQLVHGYKLRNFYSKQYFKQSAALNGNLNPNQNSVVEEHFASSVTESTVPMDIPVCPVNNTECISETQECLSSGFMTEPATNQTSGGETSPASKQVCSKKTVYLKKYNYLRSQKSLEEASLQPEATEEKRTKEANESNPNKEAPEPVADSLPVEKEIEPATTSSLQYSDTSHSDLEASEGNAVTHSEDSTHLQAYQKQYCCEMCGKTFKHPSNLELHKRSHTGEKPFQCNICGKNFSQAGNLQTHLRRHSGEKPYICEICGKSFAASGDVQRHIVIHTGEKPHLCDICGRGFSNFSNLKEHRKTHTTEDVFTCDQCGKSFNMQRKLLKHRIRHTGERPYSCPTCGKGFAGSGDLRRHVRTHTGERPYSCETCGKCFTRSAVLRRHKTMHCKPSEDRPMMEELSNAVESPYLHSVCQKSPNPETFSTLLHTSDKLPPQPNETVPSDEFTSGSTSSFSELRSIVQHQLISPQEKLCSDSNKVPKPLMQHEHFTYSEEQCANSEEPLQPPNASLSRPSMTSLDNLCNLPLGNRPNSSSYRNNEGPFFSSMTLWGLAMKTLQNDSELEQ from the exons GACTTTATTTCAGAActcctctggccagaaaaatgATGTAGTCCATCTTGACATTAAAAATGTTGGAGGAATTGGTCAGATTTTGGATTTCATGTATACATCGCAGCTAGACTTGAACCAGGACAATGTGCAGGCAATGTTAGACATTGCCCAGTGTCTCCAAATACCAAATGTGCTGAACATATGCAATAGTTTCCTGAAACCTTTCACATCCACTGTAGAACCCTCAGGTGGCACTTCTGGAAGCACTTCATTCCCTCTTCAGGGTGTCTTGGCTACAGATATTGTTGGGTCCACGTTGACATCTGAGATTGGGATGCATTGCTCATCTGAAGCCCAGAAACAGGTTTGTGCCACGATAGATATAAACCTTTCCAGAAGGTCACAGACTAAATGTTTGCCTCAAAATCAACCAGCTGTTTTGCAAAACCAAGCCTTTGAAACCCTTAGCAGTACGCCAGTTGCACCAGATAAGCAGTTGGTGCATGGTTATAAACTACGTAACTTTTACAGTAAGCAATATTTTAAGCAAAGTGCCGCTTTAAATGGAAACTTAAACCCAAACCAAAATAGTGTAGTAGAAGAACACTTTGCATCTAGTGTAACAGAATCTACCGTCCCTATGGACATACCTGTGTGTCCTGTGAACAACACAGAATGTATCTCCGAGACCCAAGAATGTTTGTCATCTGGTTTTATGACAGAGCCTGCCACAAATCAAACCTCTGGAGGCGAGACTTCCCCAGCCAGTAAGCAGGTTTGTTCTAAAAAGACAGTCTaccttaaaaaatacaattacttaaGATCGCAAAAATCTCTGGAGGAGGCTTCTTTGCAGCCTGAAGCAACGGAGGAGAAGCGTACAAAAGAGGCAAATGAGTCGAATCCCAACAAAGAGGCACCGGAACCTGTTGCAGACAGCCTGCCTGTTGAAAAAGAGATTGAACCTGCCACTACATCAAGTTTACAATATAGCGATACTTCACACAGTGATTTGGAGGCATCTGAAGGCAATGCAGTAACTCACTCTGAAGACTCGACACATCTTCAAGCTTACCAGAAGCAATACTGTTGTGAAATGTGCGGAAAAACATTCAAGCACCCCAGCAACCTGGAACTCCATAAACGATCGCACACAG GGGAGAAACCTTTTCAGTGTAACATCTGTGGAAAAAACTTTTCACAG GCAGGTAACCTACAGACCCATTTACGTCGGCACTCTGGTGAAAAGCCATACATTTGTGAAATTTGTGGGAAAAG ttttgctgCATCAGGGGATGTACAGCGTCACATTGtgatccacactggagagaaaccccATCTCTGTGACATCTGTGGTCGAG GATTTAGCAACTTCAGCAACCTAAAAGAACACAGGAAGACACACACGACTGAAGATGTGTTTACCTGTGACCAATGTGGCAAATCCTTCAACATGCAGAGGAAGCTTCTGAAACACAGGAtcagacacacaggagagagaccaTATAGTTGCCCAACATGTG GGAAAGGTTTTGCGGGTTCTGGAGACTTACGGAGACACGTCAGGACTCATACTGGAGAGCGGCCCTACTCCTGTGAAACCTGTGGCAAGTGCTTTACTCGGTCTGCTGTCCTGAGGAGACACAAGACCATGCACTGTAAGCCAAGTGAAGATCGGCCGATGATGGAAGAGCTGAGCAATGCCGTCGAAAGTCCTTACCTTCATTCTGTGTGTCAGAAATCCCCAAACCCTGAGACCTTTTCTACCTTGTTGCACACATCAGATAAGCTTCCTCCACAGCCAAATGAGACTGTTCCCAGTGATGAATTCACTTCTGGCTCCACAAGTTCATTTTCTGAGCTGAGATCCATAGTTCAGCACCAGCTAATTTCACCGCAGGAAAAGCTGTGCTCAGATTCCAATAAAGTCCCAAAGCCTTTAATGCAACATGAGCACTTTACATACTCTGAGGAACAATGTGCAAATAGCGAGGAGCCACTACAGCCTCCTAATGCATCCTTGAGCCGCCCATCCATGACAAGTCTGGACAATCTGTGTAATCTTCCCTTAGGAAATCGCCCAAATTCTTCCTCATATCGAAACAACGAGGGGCCCTTTTTCTCCAGCATGACTCTGTGGGGATTAGCTATGAAGACTTTGCAGAATGACAGTGAGCTGGAgcaataa